GTACTTGAAGATGATTGACAATTTGCCGTTATGAGTTGTTCCTGCAACTTCTTCAGGCCTGTACTGATCAGAGGCATTAGATCAGTGGTCAATCCACCTGAATTGGTTTCCATCAGCACCATCATCAGTACTCTGTTGGAATCTCGTTGATTTGTTGATGCTGGACCTTCGTTGTTTTCTTCAGGATCtccattctctttttttacatttttcgtGTTATCTTGAATAATCTTGAATTGCGagttatctaaaaaattctcCGAGGTTTGTGTTAAAGAACTCTTTTCATCCTCCGATCGGTGACTGTCATTTATATTCTTCTTGTCATCTTCCACGGTACTCGTGCCTCTCGCGTCTTTTATGTTCGTATCTACAGTATTCTTTGCGTCCTTTACAGTGTCTTTTGCTGTAACCTTTTGAGCGCTGGACTTATCATGAGTATCACGAAACTCCTCCTCTTCCTGCTCCACGTTGAGAACAGTCTGCATACAGGACTCCATCAAGTTCTGGATTTCCGTCGCGGTTGTATACTGATCGGAAAATCTCACCTTTTTCACGATGTCCTCGCGGATGTCATTTGACTGCGACGAGTCTTGAAGCGGCAGGATGCTGCCCTCAGGTTGCGTCAAATCCATATCCACAGGAGACATTATCTTGGGTATGTTCGGAATTATTCGCTCAGCTTCTTTATCCGGAGTCTTTTCTTGCTCTTCCATGATGGTCAGTTTTCTGCCGGAATTGCTCCTGAGGAATTGTTCGTCCTTGCTGGTTCTAAAAGGCGTCTCTTCGTTTGAACTGTACAGCGAGAAGCTAAAGAACTGCGTATCGCTGGTTTGTGATGTCTTCGATATTGACGCGATCTGTGCGACCGATAACGAGTTTTGAGGTGTTATCAAGTTAAATTTCGGCACGCAAGGCGTCTCAAAATCGGTCTTTTCGCCAATAAACATCGGCGTGCTAGTCTTCCGATAGATTTCCGGCGGCGTGCAAAATCTGCTGCCGTTGTAGTCACTCTCACTTATAGAACACTGCTTCAACTTTCTGTCAAGGTGTTCGTAGTCAATCGGCGATATCAAACAATGCCAGCGTTCATACCACTTGCACGCAgctaaagttttatttaaaaatgtaggGTTAACATATTTGCAATAGAAAATATCTGACAAATACTGGACATAAAAAACCTGTTTGCgcataataagtttaaaaattacacattacatataatttaccaattataattgagaaaaaattatttttaaagaatgaaaacactgaaatttattatttatattaccttgtattatttcatatagaaaaactatagaaaaaaatatatatatatatttgactgtcatttctttatctttttagcAGAGCTATGATCTTTATTGTTCAAGTTTCAAGAGAATAAAgtgatattgtaattaatttctttcaaattgtaatttttacatgAGACTATTaactaaatcttttaaaaaagtaacaattacctttaatttatagaacaaaacttattataaaaattctcaattacaaataataatgtttttcgaTTTTCACGAGTAACATTGTAATGTGAACTGTCAGATCTTATTAGTAATTAGCTCGTTTCACGAATTACCGATGGACTTGAAGTTTTCTCTGGATTCAAATAAATCACCGCACAACCGACAACGTAATGGCAAATGTTTCTCCACTATGTGGCACAACAATTTCTCATCCTCCAGATTCAGTTTCGCGGACTCAAAATGTCGCACTGGCAATGTTTCAGAAGCGCACAGGGCACAATCGACATTCACGTTAGGATGCATCTGGTTCACGTGGCGATTGCGACATTTTGTACAGCAAAACGTCTTCTTGCAGAACCGACAAACGCATCCCGCCTGTCCAAATTGAAAGGTCTTTGGAATTCGATATGCAGCGCTTTTACTAAACACCTTGTTTTTCAGATACATATCCCGACGTGATTGCCGAAACGATCGAATGTTTACTAACCGAACTGCTGTTCAACGACAAATAGTTCGCCATTATGTCCGTGAGATAACAATGTAAAAGGAcaagtacacacacacacttaaaaagtagaaatatacaaaaataaaggtCTGtacttataaaactttataatagatattatattttcacactTAATAactcatttataatttcataaatcgaAAGAAATACTTAGGCATACAAACACAAACAGCATAAAATACAAACTTCGTTTACagctaaatatttataaattaaaaaatgtttgtctcttttatttaaatttagaaaaaaaattgtatatttttatattttttaaaacaaattaataaatgtagaaaCTACTCAAATGAAATTCaaacaatttacatttttgataTAGATATTTGATTTCTAAGAATTAAATCAGTAGATCAgaggtaataattttttagaataaaaattattttatacatttatttaataaataatgtgagacaaaggaaaatcaattattttgcagcatattcaataattatctGTATTTTCTTCTCCCTCAGCTACAAGTTAATTTAAGTTACGTAATGCATCGATGTCTGTTTCCTTTTCGTTATTCTCATCTCTTGTTTTGTTgctgtatttaatttattaaaagagttattatctataaaaacgaccaatgctttttttaagaaacataaaaataaaaaaagttttttttaattcatctgTATTTTCTTCTTCCTCAGGTACAAGTAAATTCATATTGCGTAATACATTGATGTCTgttttttcttcattattcTCATCTCTTGTGGATTTTGTCGCTGCATTTGACTCATTATGAGTCATTATCTGTAGAAACGACGGACGCTTTTTTTTCAACAGTGGTTTATCCTCTCATACCTTTGTCATATCTACATTGCTTTCGCTGCTACAATCGGAAATAGAAATTTCCtgatataagttttttaaatcatcAAGGATTGTTTCTTCCTCGTTATCATGATAACTTTGGTCAACCATATGTTCGTTGAGCTTctgactttttaaattacacttTAATTTGATTTCGGATAATGACGACATGTTTTCGCATCCAAGTGCGTCGTCGATGTCCTTCTCGGTAAAGTCTTTGACGTTGCAACAGGAAGCGTTTTTCTCAGCCCTTTTCTTGCTCATTAACAACGCTTCCTCGTAGGGCGGTGTTATGGGAGGTTGCACCGGTTGGAGATATTTGTAATCTTTATCTTTGTACTGAGAACATTTACGAACAGTAATAGAATCGAGGgtgaaaaaaagtattaaaataagatattaaaaaagcgCAAAGAAAACGCAAgggatttttaaaatcatcttattcatagtcaaacgagattataataattataaaacgagATTATACTCACGTTCAACGGGTAACACATATCGGAATCGGGCTGACTGAGATCACCGCACACGACGAAGGGGACGATGACCCTATTCACTCCCGTTAGTTCCTCGAAGTTGCACGGTTCGTCTGTCAACCAAGGATTCAGCATGTTCGGCGTGTAGCCTTCGGGCGGACTATAATACTTGCAGACCACAAACGCCTCAATGCTCGAGTTACGGGAACTACTTGGCTTCGTGCAGTAGacataagaaaagaataatctcAGTTGAGCGTACAAAAACGTCACATCTTTGGCGCGAAAGATCTTTGCGACGAATGTTCCACCTGGTCTCAAGATATGCGTAGCTATATTCAAAGCGGCCAGTAGCAGCTGCGACTGGATGAATATATCCATATCATGCAGACCGGTAACTgcaaacacaaaaaataaaataaaatagatatttttaaaagatcaaaaatatacttttcagGAAAAACAGAAGtaccatttaaatttaaaagtaaaattaaaaaaaattctgttcaTAAAATCCCACAATaaaaatccataatttttaagaataaaaaataaacttcttgaaaagcctagaatttttcaatagtAAACACCACGAAGTTATCAATCACTCCAatcttttaagatttttttaagaaaaaacaaggAATAATATAAGGCACAATACCATCAGGTGCTCCATCGCACACCACCAAGTCCGCAAGAGTATTATTGAAATGTGCAATAATCTGTTCGGCCGTGTTGGTGTTAGTAATGTCACCCTGCAACTGGATAACTCCTTCCAAGGGTGCCATTGCTTGCAAGTCAACCGCCACAATTTTCGGTGGAGACGCAGAACCTTTCTTTAAGGCCTCCTTATAATTCTCgctataaaatagaaatatacaattgttagtatataataagaaaaatatgtttcaaatTAGTTATTACTGCTAGTGGCAtagagatcttttttttttcataaaattcatttacTTTAACTTGCGAGCTAAGACCTGACTCCAGCTTCCAGGTGCAGCGCATAGGTCCACCGCTTTAGATACTcctgaaagaaagaaaaaaattcttaataatacaaaacttgtttatacaatgtattaattattattattaattattaggtttaaaatttttatctgtaacattttaatttattatgtttcacGCTCTTCATTCATTATCCAAGCAATGtcttagttaaaataaaaaagatataataaaataaaggaaaattaaattttaaaaaagtgttaATTGTTAAAGTATGTACCATCAAAAATATGACACTCCGAATCAATTTGGAGCAGCTTGAAAGCACTCCGAGCTCGCCATCCTTCTTCCTTCGCCTTTCGATAATATATATCGCGCTTGTCTTTCGAGGTCTTTCCCATTGTTCTCGGTCAAAATTTCTATTGCACAAAGGGgtctaagattttttaaaattatttatagtgtTTCcaacttaatatatatttttttaatctacatatttttaaatctcaaagtatttaataaggGGAGGGAGATATTTTCaaggaaatttaataaacgatTGATATAGGTTATGTTCCACACTAGCAGGTAAGCGACTGTGAACTGCTGTGAACTAATGGCATCGACATTTACTCTCACTTCTCCTTCTCAATATTCTTCTGATTTTACTGCGCATGTGTGAGCATTTCTGACCGTGCATGGTTCTTATAACTCGATTTAGACTTTTGTTATATGGGGAAAGGCATTCTTTACATTAGACGTATACctaattgatcaatttcttacgtatatatatgcaaaattaaaaattaaaaatttttaacaaaattaaaaatgaatataattagttacaaaagttatttaattgaaatttaaaatttataattcaatacTTTTATATCGATCTGAATATATCGACTATTCGATATTATCGAATGTCGATATATGTCTACTCGACACATCACACAGGGACATGTGCCGTACTGCCGTGTAGAGCTGCTGAATGTGAGGTTATGCATTACAGGATCATCAGCTGTTATTATTGACAGCGATTTTCTCGAGgaaatatacagaaaaagGTAAGCTGCATTACGTAATATATACTCAACTCATTGGCGATCGTGCAATAACTGTACAATAATCTTCCAGCTAATTATCTTACTTTCGAACAATTGGACGCAATATTCTTCTGAATTTggaattccttttttttcttagaaaacaAAATGTCATCGTGGAAGAAAGCGGCGAAGGCGAGCCAGAAGACTCATCGGGAACGTCATCAGCCAGAGACCCGCAAACACTTGGGACTATTGGAGAAAAAGAAGGATTATATCGCTAGAGCCAGGAACTTTCAGGAAAAGCGGGCGACGATCAAGCTCCTGAGAAAGCGCGCGCTCAACAAGAATCCGGACGAGTTCCACTTTCATATGATCAATTCCAAGGTGGTAAACGGCGTTCACCGGGAGAAGGATAAGGAGGATCAGCATACGCCCGAACAGATCAAGTTAATGGAGACTCAGGACCTTAAATACATAGCATACAAGAGGAATATTGAGGCGAGGAAGATAGATAAGCTACAGAGTCAGTTACACATGATTGACACAGCCAATGAGACCCCGAATCAGCACATTTTCTTTGTGGACAATGAcgagatgaaaaattttgacctaGCTGAAAGACTGGGCACACATCCGGCACTTCTGTCCAGACGCACCAATCGACCAACGCTGAGCGCGATCAAGAGCATGAAGCTGCCAGAGTTAGATGACAAAACTGTCACTAAACTTGAACAGAAAAAACAAATGGCTTACAAAGAGCTTGAGAAGAGGGTCGACAGGGAACGCGAACTCACAATTGTGCAACAGAAGCTGGAAGTGCGCAGATTGCTGAAGGATAAGAAGGCCAGGAAACCGAAACTAGTGAAATCTGGTTCGAAAGACGCTGCTCCGATTTACAAGTGGAAATTTGAGAGAAAacgataatttatgtattatggAATTCTTAATATGATTAGGTAAATaatagtatattaattatgaacattgaataaaaatttatattatttgatataatttttattcttgctaTCATTCTGATATCActcttttaatgattattaataataaaaatttttattctttgaactgaaattctacaattaataaattattttattcaaaaataatttaacaataataatgatgaaatTAATTCTTGTTTTGTGCTTATTCATACTTATTTGTTGCactaatataatagaatatttaagtGAATGTAGTAATGAAACAAgtacgtatataaaatatgaaaaactgttattatcattaattcaGTAATTCAAGAAAAgcgttacttattttttttgtttttatttcgcTGTCtatcacaaaatttattatttattaaaaaaaaatatttttaattccgttTACCCtgctaattattttcaatatttctgtttgtaataatcataattatagtCATCATTTAATTGGCGTTATTTCTTCGGAAATTTCGTACGTTTCGACATCCTCCACTTCTTCTGGCCTCCTGTTTGTATCCGTCATTTCAGTCATTTCCGACGTTTGCACAATCGCCATCTCACTCGATGACATTTCTGTCACTAACACTGTCGACATTGTTGTCGACGTTGGTTCGCTTTCTGCCGTAGACGATTCTTCTGTTTCTGTCATTCTCATTGTATCGTTAGTCGATATCATTGGCAACTCCATCGATACGCTTATGCAATCGTAATTAATCTGCCAAAGTCGTTTCTTGGCGTAAATGTCGAGGCGAAGGCAAGCCGTAATTGATCTGGAATAATCATGTTTGTAGACATTGCAGATGAATACCTACTAAGAAACTTATTtcgtgaataaaataaattatttgaatccCGAATTGAACTaactattcaaaatatattttttatttctcctcATTAGTTCATATGTCTAACTACtttggtaaaaataattatttgaacacGTACTTAGGAAATTGATTGAGCTCCAAGATGTTGACACATGCGGTCGAAAAAAGGCAACCGGGAACGAACACGCAAAACTGGAATGccttaaaatctataaaataaatttgcagaaataataaaatcgctTATGCATAAATGATTCAGatgataatattgtaataagcATTTAAAGAGCACGATATGCATacgattattttgataataatagtatttaaaaattctaattctttgtttaaaagtactgttactttttattcgatatttttttctctcaaaaaaatcattgtatattaaaatatatcttttttttattacattatacaaattttcttCGTATAAGCAAacgtacataaatatttaaattttaacatttcggaattaagaagatatttaaaaaataagaatttttttgtacttttgcgCGAGTCGAAATCGAAAATACTAACTCGTGACTGTTCTAGTGCTGATTGTTTCTGAACTCAACGAGACATCCACGTTTAGTCCATTCCTCTGATATGTGAAATTGATGCACACTATAACAGATAGGTAATTTTTGATtgaatattaactttttcaatatcgaatttaaatattacttcgAATTTTGTAGACTCTTACAATCTTTTTGCTTTCTAGTATATAGAATCATTACACTTTGGCAGCAAGAGCAAGAAAAAGACATCGAACAGTTGCATGATTGTCGAGTAGTCGAAATCGTTCTATAAATCAGGTATCCTCTTGATATGCTGGTATCTAATAAATGTTCCTTGTGTTAATTTCTTAGAAGTTTGTAAAACACGTAATAAAATGAATCTAAGCACACATgcattagaaattattttcttattcggtattatgattaaaagttgaattaattattagaactAACTTCTATTGGCAGGTATAATTTCGTGAACGAGACAAAACCAAATGAAAATGAAAGCACCAATGCTACGCAGAtccatatttacatattacgtTAATTATAGCAGAAATACACACGTTTctcgtaattatattttattaacaagttTCAGCGACGTCTCGTTTTACACTAAACGTTTTCTACTCTTTCACGTTTCACCCACCTTGTATACAGGATGCAATCATGACCTATTGTATTGTGGGCCTTTAGAAAATATCCGGAACGTTTTTGTTCACTTTGAATTATGTACGGGCGTGAAATTCACCATTATGTTTGCACACGCAGCATTTCCTACAAtcaatgagagaaaaaaataatgcatgcTCTTACAAAAGAGTATACtgcacattatataaaaaatgtaatatataatacatatatgtaatacatatctttttattacattagtaCTTGCTTCGGCAGCACATAACTAAAATTGGAACGATACAGAGAAGATTAGCATAGCCCCTGCGCAAGGATGACACGCAAAATCGTGAAGCGTTCcactttttattacattatctaACATTgggtaaaaaattatttaagttatcaattatttaaaaaaaagtattgtcGCTCAATAtatgcagaaaaaaatataatgtgcaTCAAAAAGagatatcatatattttttctttcttataataaaatatcagacttacattaaattaaatttttttacgtcaatgtacatttatttatcataaaatgtaataacaataaatatgcatacatggcacataatttatagtatcatcattatctgtttttaaag
This genomic window from Monomorium pharaonis isolate MP-MQ-018 chromosome 8, ASM1337386v2, whole genome shotgun sequence contains:
- the LOC105839357 gene encoding uncharacterized protein LOC105839357, with the protein product MYLKNKVFSKSAAYRIPKTFQFGQAGCVCRFCKKTFCCTKCRNRHVNQMHPNVNVDCALCASETLPVRHFESAKLNLEDEKLLCHIVEKHLPLRCRLCGDLFESRENFKSIAACKWYERWHCLISPIDYEHLDRKLKQCSISESDYNGSRFCTPPEIYRKTSTPMFIGEKTDFETPCVPKFNLITPQNSLSVAQIASISKTSQTSDTQFFSFSLYSSNEETPFRTSKDEQFLRSNSGRKLTIMEEQEKTPDKEAERIIPNIPKIMSPVDMDLTQPEGSILPLQDSSQSNDIREDIVKKVRFSDQYTTATEIQNLMESCMQTVLNVEQEEEEFRDTHDKSSAQKVTAKDTVKDAKNTVDTNIKDARGTSTVEDDKKNINDSHRSEDEKSSLTQTSENFLDNSQFKIIQDNTKNVKKENGDPEENNEGPASTNQRDSNRVLMMVLMETNSGGLTTDLMPLISTGLKKLQEQLITANCQSSSSTTESAKICRRSITTMKMSVSSVESYSTNSAETIANYEQLPSSSSSSSIVRNNESSNSGFLSAVTQAMKHAFRSLSVSGFRIPPRSVGAIQGQEVVEELTSSQESSNGDASSVPVRPGKRAREIIEMPSKEERIAFMSDMRSPLAKRQRGWYKMIRGRQPIKRMRSHVPTSPKGVSAERQVFSQGSLTAGDTVLPLPARAHQSTE
- the LOC105839361 gene encoding uncharacterized protein LOC105839361 isoform X2 yields the protein MIASCIQDTSISRGYLIYRTISTTRQSCNCSMSFSCSCCQSVMILYTRKQKDLCINFTYQRNGLNVDVSLSSETISTRTVTNFKAFQFCVFVPGCLFSTACVNILELNQFPKSITACLRLDIYAKKRLWQINYDCISVSMELPMISTNDTMRMTETEESSTAESEPTSTTMSTVLVTEMSSSEMAIVQTSEMTEMTDTNRRPEEVEDVETYEISEEITPIK
- the LOC105839351 gene encoding putative tRNA (cytidine(32)/guanosine(34)-2'-O)-methyltransferase, with the translated sequence MGKTSKDKRDIYYRKAKEEGWRARSAFKLLQIDSECHIFDGVSKAVDLCAAPGSWSQVLARKLNENYKEALKKGSASPPKIVAVDLQAMAPLEGVIQLQGDITNTNTAEQIIAHFNNTLADLVVCDGAPDVTGLHDMDIFIQSQLLLAALNIATHILRPGGTFVAKIFRAKDVTFLYAQLRLFFSYVYCTKPSSSRNSSIEAFVVCKYYSPPEGYTPNMLNPWLTDEPCNFEELTGVNRVIVPFVVCGDLSQPDSDMCYPLNYKDKDYKYLQPVQPPITPPYEEALLMSKKRAEKNASCCNVKDFTEKDIDDALGCENMSSLSEIKLKCNLKSQKLNEHMVDQSYHDNEEETILDDLKNLYQEISISDCSSESNVDMTKV
- the LOC105839359 gene encoding probable U3 small nucleolar RNA-associated protein 11 produces the protein MSSWKKAAKASQKTHRERHQPETRKHLGLLEKKKDYIARARNFQEKRATIKLLRKRALNKNPDEFHFHMINSKVVNGVHREKDKEDQHTPEQIKLMETQDLKYIAYKRNIEARKIDKLQSQLHMIDTANETPNQHIFFVDNDEMKNFDLAERLGTHPALLSRRTNRPTLSAIKSMKLPELDDKTVTKLEQKKQMAYKELEKRVDRERELTIVQQKLEVRRLLKDKKARKPKLVKSGSKDAAPIYKWKFERKR
- the LOC105839361 gene encoding uncharacterized protein LOC105839361 isoform X1, whose protein sequence is MDLRSIGAFIFIWFCLVHEIIPANRNTSISRGYLIYRTISTTRQSCNCSMSFSCSCCQSVMILYTRKQKDLCINFTYQRNGLNVDVSLSSETISTRTVTNFKAFQFCVFVPGCLFSTACVNILELNQFPKSITACLRLDIYAKKRLWQINYDCISVSMELPMISTNDTMRMTETEESSTAESEPTSTTMSTVLVTEMSSSEMAIVQTSEMTEMTDTNRRPEEVEDVETYEISEEITPIK